The sequence below is a genomic window from Flavobacterium sediminilitoris.
TAGATAATTCAGATTTTACAATACTTGCTATTCCAGAACCTTGGTTTGAATCAAAAATTTCGTGAATATCATCAATAAATAATATTGGTTTTTCAAAGTCTTTTAATTCATTAAATATTTTTTGAAGGCGATCTTCTACTTCACCTTTATATGATGCACCAGCAAATAGAGAGCCTATGTTTATTTCATAAATACTGGCATTGTCAAATGCATTTAAAATTGTTTTTGATGCTATTTTTTTGCAAAAGCCATCAATAAGAGCTGTTTTTCCTACACCAGGTTCACCTGTAATAATTACATGTGGTTTTAATTTACGGTTAAGAATCTCAGTTATAGTTTTTAATTCTTCATCTCTTCCTATTATTGCATGACTATCTTTTTTTGTAATCGTTTTTAATCTGTCAACACAATATTTAGAAATAGCATTAGTGTTACTTTTTTGTGTTGAAGATGTTGCTCCTGGTAAATTAATTTCAGCAGTTTTGATTGTTGCTCCAGATTGGTATAAATCAATAATGCTTGATGAACTAATTGGTAAAGATTTTAATTGATCATGTGAAAAACCTACGCCAGGTGTTAATAACGCACTTAAAAGGCAAACAAAATCGGAATTTATTCCTGTTTTTCTTTCAATGTTTTCTGCTTCATCTAGGACAATTGTAGCACTAGAATCTGCTTCAGGAGAATCGGAAGGTTTGTTTGCTTTTGGATATTCACTTATTCTTATATCAGCCCATTCGTCTAGATAAAAAACATCTACACCTTTAGAGTCTAATTCTTTTAAAAAATCAAATTGTTGATTTAAAATTGCTTTCAATAAATGCGCAGCAAAATATCTTGGGTTGAAATTTTCTTTTGCATATTGTTTAGCAACATGTATTATTTGAGAAATTACTTCTGTTGACATTTGATGAGATTTTATTTATTTACTTCTACTAACGATTTCACACATTTCTAATTTTCGTGCTAAATCTTTGTTTTCTTCTTCTAAATCTTTTAAATCATCAGTTAAGTCGTCAATCTCTTTTTTAGAATCATTTATAAGAAATAATTTTTTCTTTGTATTTACGTATGATTTTATTGTAAGAATTACGTTTTCATATAGTTTTGGGTTTACTATTGAATCATTCGGGATTTTTTCTTTTAAATCAACCAATTCATAATTGATAGATTGTTCAATAAATTGGAAACTTTCAGGTGATACATCTAATGAATCTACGAGTTTTCCTATATCCTCAATTCTTTCAG
It includes:
- the tssO gene encoding type VI secretion system TssO produces the protein MDILNKKERFNAFMLFLLMFFITTGVLIAAIFFNFKLPLKENDVLKNENDKMNTQFTFNRMFSERIEDIGKLVDSLDVSPESFQFIEQSINYELVDLKEKIPNDSIVNPKLYENVILTIKSYVNTKKKLFLINDSKKEIDDLTDDLKDLEEENKDLARKLEMCEIVSRSK